From a single Anaerolineaceae bacterium oral taxon 439 genomic region:
- a CDS encoding ATPase codes for MIDISKVKNEIERGSTALGIEFGSTRIKAVLIGSDYQPLASGSFGWENAYVDGVWTYAMTDVAAGLQSCYRALCAEVMTKYGVELTTVGSIGISAMMHGYLAFDRDGRLLAPFRTWRNTTTEAAAEILTKRFNFNIPLRWSVAHLYQAILNQEPHVSDIAFLTTLSGYVHWLLTGEKVLGVGDASGMFPIRGASRDYDEDDIASFDALIAGKSYAWKLGEILPKVLRAGENAGFLTEAGARLIDPSGKLRAGIPFCPPEGDAGTGMTATNSVAERTGNISAGTSIFAMVVLERELSRVYPEIDIVTTPAGSPVAMVHCNNCTSDIDAWSRIFGEFTTALELEIDPGRLFTTLYSAALSGDPDCGRILTYNYLSGEPITGFDEGRPLVVRAPDSRFTLPNFMRSLIFSALGTLKIGMETLRKENVKIDRLYGHGGFFKTKEVGQRYAAAALEAPVSVMETAGEGGAWGMALLAGYLRRAGSGVALDQFLNQEVFATMAATTQEPDPADVEAFARFMAAYQAGLKIERAAIESLR; via the coding sequence ATGATAGACATTTCGAAGGTAAAAAACGAAATCGAGCGCGGATCGACCGCGCTTGGGATTGAGTTCGGCTCGACGCGGATCAAGGCAGTTTTGATCGGTTCGGATTACCAGCCGTTAGCCTCCGGCAGTTTCGGCTGGGAGAACGCTTACGTTGATGGGGTTTGGACGTACGCGATGACGGATGTCGCCGCAGGGCTTCAGTCCTGCTATCGGGCGCTCTGCGCTGAGGTCATGACGAAGTATGGCGTTGAGCTGACGACGGTTGGCTCGATCGGCATTTCCGCGATGATGCATGGATATCTCGCGTTCGACCGGGACGGGCGGCTCCTGGCGCCGTTCCGGACCTGGCGCAATACGACGACGGAAGCGGCCGCGGAGATCCTGACGAAGCGCTTCAATTTTAATATTCCGCTGCGCTGGAGCGTCGCGCATCTCTACCAGGCGATCCTGAATCAGGAACCGCACGTTTCGGATATCGCGTTCCTGACGACGCTTTCAGGGTACGTTCACTGGCTCCTGACCGGGGAGAAAGTTCTCGGCGTCGGCGACGCTTCAGGAATGTTCCCGATCCGCGGCGCGTCGAGAGACTACGACGAAGATGATATCGCGTCGTTCGACGCGCTGATCGCCGGGAAGAGCTATGCCTGGAAACTCGGCGAAATCCTCCCGAAGGTTCTCCGCGCCGGCGAAAACGCCGGATTCCTGACCGAAGCGGGAGCGCGGCTGATCGATCCGAGCGGAAAGCTTCGAGCCGGGATCCCGTTCTGCCCGCCGGAGGGAGACGCGGGAACCGGGATGACCGCTACGAACAGCGTCGCCGAGCGCACCGGGAACATTTCAGCAGGAACGTCGATTTTCGCCATGGTCGTATTAGAACGGGAGCTTTCGCGCGTCTATCCGGAGATCGATATCGTGACGACCCCCGCGGGTTCGCCCGTAGCAATGGTCCACTGCAACAACTGCACGTCTGACATCGACGCCTGGAGCCGGATTTTCGGCGAGTTTACGACGGCGCTGGAGCTGGAAATCGATCCGGGCCGGCTCTTTACGACGCTTTACAGCGCGGCGCTGTCCGGAGATCCGGACTGCGGTCGGATTCTGACGTATAACTACCTGTCCGGCGAGCCGATCACCGGGTTCGACGAGGGACGTCCGCTCGTCGTCCGCGCTCCGGATAGCCGTTTCACGCTGCCGAACTTCATGCGCTCCCTGATTTTCTCAGCGTTGGGAACGCTGAAAATTGGCATGGAGACGCTTCGGAAGGAAAACGTTAAAATCGACCGTCTCTACGGACATGGCGGATTCTTCAAGACGAAAGAAGTCGGTCAGCGCTATGCCGCCGCCGCTTTAGAAGCGCCCGTCTCCGTCATGGAAACGGCGGGCGAGGGCGGCGCGTGGGGAATGGCGCTCCTGGCGGGGTATCTCCGCCGGGCCGGATCCGGCGTCGCGCTGGATCAGTTCCTGAATCAGGAGGTCTTTGCCACGATGGCGGCGACGACGCAAGAACCGGATCCCGCCGACGTTGAAGCATTCGCGCGATTCATGGCGGCGTATCAGGCCGGGCTGAAAATCGAGCGCGCGGCGATCGAAAGCCTGCGCTGA
- a CDS encoding ABC transporter: MIREIWDTLTKEGKRSLLRSVAGFVLYALFGAAMILLMLNGLMAVFVEGVVPRAYPWLLCCCLLLKGSANMLADRQKHFAGFDLVYEIRAKIIRRLKTFSLGFYTNERLGEISTMIHKDVDNMEMVVGHMWTRMAADFIVSLVLLIFLLFVSAKMTLILIAPLPAALIYLASGLGKASRLEAESGDSLADMVSLFVEYVKGIPLLKAFSESRKFDQKLSSAAADFGERSKFSAKYKASVLSRYALWIDLTWAAVVVSGIGFMIRGTLSATGCLIFVILGREFFKPFIAMEAHWMNWLKVTDSFRRIRKITAAPSIVEPARTSVPETFSITFENVGFAYEAGGFKLDGISFQVPNRTLTALVGESGSGKTTVTNLLLRFWDVDCGKIRIGNVDVRDMRYDDLLGCVSIVMQDVRLFADTIEGNIRIGKAGATRTEIIEAAKKARIHDFILTLPEGYQTVVGENGVGLSGGQKQRISIARAFLKDTPILLLDEMTSNVDPVNEALIQEAVSELARDRTVLVIAHHLSTIRSADQILVFKKGTIVQAGKHEDLLSDPEGTYRKLWLNGIGALTSEGG, translated from the coding sequence ATGATCCGGGAAATCTGGGATACGCTTACAAAAGAAGGAAAGCGTTCGCTTCTTCGCAGCGTTGCCGGCTTCGTACTTTACGCGCTGTTCGGGGCGGCGATGATACTGCTCATGCTGAACGGGCTGATGGCGGTTTTCGTCGAGGGCGTCGTTCCGCGCGCTTATCCCTGGCTGCTTTGTTGCTGCCTGCTCCTTAAAGGGAGCGCGAACATGCTCGCCGATCGGCAAAAGCATTTCGCCGGGTTCGATCTCGTCTATGAAATTCGGGCGAAAATAATCCGACGGCTGAAAACTTTTTCGCTCGGCTTTTACACGAACGAGCGTCTCGGCGAAATCAGCACCATGATTCATAAAGATGTCGACAACATGGAAATGGTTGTGGGCCACATGTGGACGCGGATGGCTGCCGATTTTATCGTTTCGCTTGTTTTGCTGATCTTCCTGCTTTTCGTCAGCGCGAAAATGACGCTGATCCTGATCGCGCCGCTTCCCGCCGCGCTGATATACCTGGCGAGCGGATTAGGAAAAGCGTCCCGCCTCGAAGCGGAATCCGGGGACAGTCTGGCCGACATGGTCAGTCTCTTCGTCGAATACGTCAAGGGGATTCCGCTCCTGAAAGCGTTCTCGGAAAGCCGGAAATTCGATCAAAAGCTTTCGTCCGCGGCGGCGGATTTCGGCGAACGCAGTAAATTCAGCGCAAAGTATAAGGCCTCGGTCCTTTCGCGGTATGCCCTCTGGATCGATCTGACCTGGGCGGCCGTCGTAGTCAGCGGAATCGGATTCATGATTCGCGGGACGCTCTCTGCTACGGGCTGCCTGATCTTCGTGATTCTTGGACGGGAATTCTTTAAGCCGTTTATCGCGATGGAAGCGCATTGGATGAACTGGCTGAAAGTTACGGATAGCTTCCGCCGAATCCGGAAAATCACGGCTGCGCCGTCGATCGTCGAGCCAGCGCGGACTTCGGTTCCGGAAACGTTTTCGATCACGTTTGAAAACGTCGGTTTCGCATACGAGGCGGGAGGCTTTAAGCTGGACGGTATCTCGTTTCAGGTCCCGAACCGAACGCTGACGGCCCTCGTCGGCGAATCCGGTTCGGGGAAGACGACGGTAACGAACCTGCTGCTTCGCTTCTGGGACGTGGACTGCGGGAAAATCCGGATCGGGAATGTCGATGTCCGCGACATGCGATACGATGATCTGCTGGGGTGCGTCAGTATCGTGATGCAGGATGTTCGCCTGTTCGCCGATACGATCGAGGGCAATATTCGAATTGGAAAAGCCGGCGCGACGCGGACGGAAATTATCGAAGCGGCGAAAAAAGCGCGGATCCACGATTTCATCCTCACGCTTCCAGAGGGTTATCAGACAGTTGTCGGGGAAAACGGCGTCGGCCTGTCCGGCGGCCAGAAACAGCGGATCTCGATTGCGCGCGCCTTCCTGAAAGATACGCCGATCCTGCTTCTGGACGAGATGACCAGCAACGTTGATCCTGTCAACGAGGCGCTGATCCAGGAGGCTGTCTCCGAGCTCGCAAGGGATCGGACTGTCCTTGTCATAGCGCATCATCTCAGTACGATTCGTTCGGCGGACCAGATTCTCGTTTTCAAAAAAGGAACGATCGTTCAGGCGGGAAAGCACGAAGACCTCCTCTCCGATCCCGAAGGAACCTACCGGAAGCTCTGGCTCAACGGGATTGGGGCGCTTACATCGGAAGGAGGATGA
- a CDS encoding ABC transporter ATP-binding protein, with product MKNRMDLIAEVRSKNTMTNLLICLKVLFDLVPQLLVVHMISSVFTGGTAPSRVAIDAGLILACFILKAACGGAAVWKAHEAAYNALTDLRLQIIAHLKKLPLGFFQERKVGDLTNIVQHDVEQVEIYLAHGLPEIMAAKILPSAIFGIMLILDWRLAGLMIIGLPFMWLTKTVSAPLWKKNFKIFADSTKEMQENLMEYIAAITVIKAFSKEERKTEKTLRSAKDYVYWVKKSMAGISVPMGFIDLFMESGVVLVMIFGIRFLASGEISTERFILSAISGVAFTSSIAKTATYQHYEIVFNQAMSGIGSILNVPAPEKNDAATPVSSGDIRLSELSFAYAGRREAIAGVNIVFKQGSKNALVGASGSGKSTLANLMMRFWRPDEGVIAIAGRNIQELSERQVNSLFSIVQQDVFLFNLSMEENIRIGKPSATREEIIDAAKKARIHDFILSLPNGYETLAGEAGVRFSGGEKQRISIARMILKDAPILILDEATAAVDAENEVHIQAAIETLSRDKTLIVIAHRMNTIQTADQIVVMDRGTVIRSGTHESLLGCCELYRAMIQAQRKVDRWTIQEGAA from the coding sequence ATGAAAAATCGAATGGACCTGATCGCCGAAGTCAGGTCAAAAAATACGATGACAAATCTGCTCATCTGCTTAAAAGTTCTGTTCGATCTCGTTCCGCAGCTGCTCGTTGTTCATATGATTAGCTCTGTCTTTACGGGCGGAACCGCTCCGAGTCGGGTCGCGATCGACGCCGGCCTGATACTGGCCTGTTTTATCCTGAAAGCGGCCTGCGGCGGTGCGGCTGTCTGGAAGGCGCATGAAGCCGCGTATAACGCGCTGACCGATCTCCGTCTTCAAATCATCGCGCACCTGAAAAAGCTTCCGCTGGGTTTCTTTCAGGAACGCAAAGTCGGCGACCTGACCAATATCGTTCAACATGACGTCGAGCAGGTCGAAATCTATCTCGCGCATGGGCTTCCTGAAATCATGGCGGCGAAGATCCTTCCTTCCGCTATCTTTGGGATCATGCTGATTCTTGATTGGCGGCTCGCGGGGCTCATGATTATCGGACTTCCGTTCATGTGGCTGACGAAGACAGTTTCCGCGCCGCTCTGGAAAAAGAATTTCAAAATCTTCGCGGACAGTACGAAAGAAATGCAGGAAAATCTGATGGAATACATTGCCGCGATCACCGTTATCAAAGCGTTCTCCAAAGAAGAGCGGAAAACGGAAAAGACGCTTCGCTCAGCCAAAGACTATGTCTATTGGGTAAAAAAATCCATGGCGGGTATCAGCGTTCCGATGGGATTCATTGACCTGTTCATGGAATCGGGCGTTGTTCTGGTTATGATCTTCGGGATCCGCTTTTTAGCTTCCGGCGAAATATCGACCGAAAGATTCATCCTGTCCGCGATTTCAGGCGTGGCTTTCACTTCGTCGATCGCGAAAACCGCAACCTATCAGCATTATGAAATTGTCTTCAATCAGGCGATGTCTGGGATTGGGTCAATCCTGAACGTCCCCGCGCCCGAAAAAAACGACGCGGCCACCCCTGTTTCAAGCGGTGATATCCGGTTGTCAGAGCTGAGCTTCGCCTACGCCGGCCGGAGGGAAGCAATCGCCGGGGTTAATATCGTTTTCAAGCAAGGGAGCAAAAACGCGCTCGTCGGCGCTTCCGGCTCCGGAAAAAGCACGCTCGCGAACCTGATGATGAGGTTCTGGCGGCCGGACGAGGGCGTTATCGCTATCGCTGGAAGGAATATTCAGGAACTTTCCGAGCGTCAGGTCAACTCGCTTTTTTCAATCGTTCAGCAAGACGTTTTTCTGTTTAACCTGAGCATGGAAGAGAATATTCGAATTGGGAAACCGTCCGCGACACGCGAGGAAATTATCGACGCGGCGAAAAAAGCGCGGATTCACGATTTCATTCTGTCACTCCCGAACGGTTATGAAACGCTCGCCGGAGAAGCCGGGGTCAGGTTCTCCGGCGGCGAGAAACAGCGCATCTCGATTGCGCGCATGATCCTTAAAGACGCGCCGATCCTGATCCTTGACGAAGCGACCGCGGCCGTGGACGCTGAAAACGAGGTGCATATCCAGGCTGCGATCGAAACGCTCAGCCGTGACAAGACGCTTATTGTCATTGCGCATCGCATGAATACGATCCAAACCGCGGATCAGATCGTCGTCATGGACCGGGGAACCGTGATTCGGAGCGGAACGCACGAATCGCTTCTGGGATGCTGCGAGTTGTATCGGGCGATGATCCAGGCGCAGCGCAAAGTCGACCGTTGGACGATTCAGGAGGGAGCCGCATGA
- the araD gene encoding L-ribulose-5-phosphate 4-epimerase (catalyzes the isomerization of L-ribulose 5-phosphate to D-xylulose 5-phosphate in the anaerobic catabolism of L-ascorbate; links the arabinose metabolic pathway to the pentose phosphate pathway and allows the bacteria to use arabinose as an energy source) gives MLERLKQDVLEANLELQARGVVIYTWGNVSGIDRERNLIVIKPSGVSYAEMKAEDMAVVDLLSGERVEGRLKPSSDTPTHLELYRRFPTIGGITHTHSKTATAFAQAGLPIPALGTTHADYFYGDIPCTRELTAEEVESAYELNTGKVIAETIGVGDPLSNPGILVRNHGPFAWGKTAAESVYHAVVLETVAEIALSTVLLREDCPRTPQHILDKHYFRKHGANAYYGQN, from the coding sequence ATGCTGGAACGACTTAAGCAGGACGTGTTGGAAGCGAATCTTGAGCTTCAGGCGCGCGGCGTCGTTATTTATACCTGGGGCAACGTCAGCGGAATCGATCGGGAGCGAAATCTGATCGTGATTAAACCGAGCGGCGTTTCCTACGCGGAAATGAAAGCGGAGGACATGGCCGTCGTCGATCTCTTAAGCGGCGAACGCGTCGAGGGCAGACTCAAGCCTTCCTCCGATACTCCGACACACCTGGAGCTCTATCGAAGGTTCCCGACAATCGGCGGGATCACGCATACGCATTCGAAGACCGCGACCGCTTTCGCGCAAGCCGGACTCCCGATCCCCGCCCTTGGGACGACGCACGCCGATTACTTTTACGGCGATATTCCCTGTACGCGCGAACTGACGGCTGAAGAGGTCGAATCCGCCTATGAACTGAATACAGGAAAAGTTATCGCCGAGACGATCGGCGTCGGCGACCCGCTTTCGAATCCCGGAATCCTTGTCAGGAATCACGGCCCGTTCGCCTGGGGAAAGACAGCGGCGGAATCGGTTTATCATGCAGTCGTTCTTGAAACTGTCGCCGAAATCGCGCTTTCAACGGTATTATTGAGGGAAGATTGCCCGCGCACGCCGCAGCATATTCTCGATAAACATTACTTTCGAAAGCACGGCGCGAACGCGTATTACGGACAGAATTAG